tgactggctcaaatgcattaagaaggaaagaaattccacaaattcacttttaacaaggcagacctgttaattgaaatgctttccaggtaactacctcatgaagctgtttgagagaatgccaagagtgtgcaaagctgtcatcaaggcaaagggtggctactttgaagaatctcaaatatacaatacttttttttggttacaacatgactccatatgtgttatttcatagttttgatgtcttcactattattctacaatgtaaaaaatagtaaaggAGAGGGCAACATTTTCTTGTGTTTATCTACAAAGCACTCATGCAGAAACTTCCAATGTATCTATCATCATTCATTCAATTTAGACTTAGAAATGACCTAACTTGGTCTCAGGCTTGGATATCACTGGAGGTCACTTCGGTCTCCACAGAgttagaggtagcctagtggcaggtaggccttgtggttagaggctagtggttagagcgtttggccagtaaccgaaaggttgctggattgaatccccgagctgtcaaggtaaaaatctgtcattctgcccctgaacaggcagttaacacatTGTTCCgcagtaggccatcattgtaaataagaatttgttcttaactgacttgcctagttaaataaaaaagaagCAGATTTGAGTTTTTTTGTGCCCTTTATGTGGAACAAATTCCAGAGCCCTCTGAAATTAGATGTTCTGGTCCCCCTTGGTCAGTTCAGAGTCATGATTGGAGACCTCTATGTTGATGTTTATTTTTCTTTGTTTTGTAATTTTGTatattgtgtgtgtttgatgtatttatgcagtgctcatctgtaaaagagatcCTAGTCTCAGTATGActtccctgtcaaaataaagcttaaataAAAAGTTGTATTATATGGAGGTTGGAACCAATGTCATTATTAATGACGCATTACCACCAAACTCCCATAAACCAGGGGGATTATTTATCAAAGGTGCATGCGCACAAAAAAGACTCTAAACCTTGAGTGCGCCAATTTTCCCGCAAAGGTTGGTatttatccattttgaatttgACAGTAAAGTGTGTATCTCCACGCAAATCTCAGACCATACGTAAGCACAACTTCTAGTGGTTGATCAACTGTATTGCAAGCAAATATTGTTATTTTGGGGGAAATTGTGGTGTTAAATGCACAGGAATTATAATCATGGTAGGGTAATAAACATTCAAACGTAGGCCTAATGATAAAACAGATCCATTTGCCATTGGTGAGAAGATTGCATTGCAGGCGTATTgcctaatatatttattttacttttattatATAGGCCTAAATCATAATAATATTTGCAGAGCATGTGTCTCCTTTTCTGACATGACTGGTTTGTTCCTGCTACACAACAAATACCATTTATCCATCGCTCTTTCAATAGCCAATCATGCTCAAAAGTAAATAGTCCTGTAGTCTATTTAAAATCTgtgcgtcaatctaagtaacataaaaATAAATACGAAATTTGCATTGGCTGCGTCTCGGCCTTCtacatctgcagtggaaggtggccgagctacagggtGTTTGTCAACCGAGGTAAAGACAGTTTGAAGTTGGATATTCAACACATTCAAACCTCAATAGCTTTCAAACCACTTGAGCCACAGACTCCAAATAAGTGTCATGATGTTGGAAAAAATGCGCACAACATTGCATTTCACGTTTCGGACATTAATTCGCTTTCCAAagctaataaacatgtggaaattTGAGCAGCATTTTGTATTCCTAGTTTAATTAGTTAGGGAGTGTAAACAAAGTACACCCTTTGggttgtccattttcatctcacatgtTTATACATTAATTTTTCCAAATTAAATTTTTCAATAGCTCCTTgatcatgtgacctactggactCAAACAAACTTCAGAATGTCCACGGACTAGCCTTATATATTGCACACTCTTGTTTGAGTACTGTAAAATCACGCAGTGTAACATACATTTTCATAGTTTTACATTTCGATAGCTCATTGGTCATGTCAATTACACACCTAAGAAGTGTGCAGTGGATATACACCCATATTGCATAACCTCTAGTCATATATCTTCTATATTGTTGTACATTAATATTAGTTTAACAATTAGGGGGTTCAGTGGGTTTGctggtcaatacatatactgaacaatgAACCATGGTAATGGTTGCCAGAAAATCAATTAATAAAAATTGAATATTGACAAATTAAACAGATATTGTAGACCTTTAATCTTTTCCAACATGTCAACAGACACTTTACTTCAAATAAGTACAAAACATTTCACAGTGTTAACTTTctctttatccctggttgatgtacatttcagagcctcttcagtgtggatggggtatagcatacattttcaacaacacagacaacacTTCCAGTTTGTGTTCTTCACTCTGTTGAACTCTTTTGTCTTCATTCCTAGGcacagcacatggaaccactgTTGGCATGCAAAACATTCaatataaaacaaaacaaagcgTAACACGTTATAAGTAATATCTAATATCAATGCAGTATGACGAATTAGCCATCCATTGTGTTATATCATAACTTGTCTTATATGCTGTCACTGTTGGCAAAAGTTTATAAACATGTTAAATAAAGTTACtagggcctcctgggtggcgcagtggtctaagccactgcatcgcagtgccagctgtgccaccagagattctggatTTGAGTCCAGGCTCTATTGCAGCTGGCTGCGACCGAGAGGCCCATGGGGTGGCgtgcaattggcccagtgtcgttagcgagggtttggccggcagggatatccttgtctctctagcgactcctgtggtgggctgggggcagtgcacgctgaccaggtgtactctgtttcctccaacacatttgtGCGGCTGGCCTCCGGGTTGGATGGGAGTTGTgacaagaagcagtgcggctaggttggattgtgtttcggaggacgcatggctcttgacctttgcCCCTCCCGAGTcggtatgggagttgcagcgatgagaaaaGACTGTAACacctaccaattggggagaaaaggggtaaaaaaaatatatatattttttttttaattaaatgtCAGACCAGACATTTTCAGGATATCCTCAGCCATTTATTTACTCCATGTGTTTTTGTGAAGGTTCTAtaccaaaaaaatatatttatttattgaaaATATACCTATCAATCCTGAATTATAAAGACCCCACAGCTGAAGGTGTCCTGCTGCATGGTGTGAATTTATTTCCCCTTCTTTCCACTTTATGTCCACCCAGTCGTCTTTTCCATGGCAGGATCTTCTCATTTTGAAGTATTTTCTTTTTTATGTAAACATAATGGAATTCGGATTAATCATAGGCAAATAGATACACAAATGGATACACCAAAACTGTATGGTGATTTCATTATCACTTTAATCTAGTAGAGGTCATTTCCTTTATGCCCCACACAGCCTAAATTATAGGCCCTGAACCACTTACAGGACAATAATAAAAGTAGCATATAGGATCAAACCCTATCCCAGAGTGAATAAATGTAGAGCATTTGTAGActttaagaagaaaaaaatattaaGTGACAGTTTCATCAGTACGTGCTTAAAGAAAGTCATATCACAAAGACCACAGATGACAGTGCCCACCAAGTCTATGACAATAAAGAATGAATTGTAAGCACCAAAGTGTGTTAAAGTGTGTTTGTCAAAATAACATCTGGAAATGTCAGTTGTTGAACATAATGCTTCTATTTGCAATAGCAATTTATGATATATGCAGTTGAGGAATATTCCATGTACCAACACTACATGTAGGACGGACATAAGACATTCCCACATACAGTAAACACATAGAGGCATTTTTCAGCTGTGATTTTACCACAGCACAGAACGTAATACACCCTTACAACAATCTACTTTTTGATCTTCTTGACTTCTTATCTGGTAAAGTGCTACTTTGTGTCAAGAAAAGAGCCCCACTTAGGTGTCAGTGTACTCCAGTAAAAAAGGTCTGGTTTAGATTAAAAACTATTTCCCTGTGTCCCCATTCATATGGGCATTAGAGACTAGTCAGTGGTAGAATTGAGTTGGCACTTTATTGGCCCAAACACCCACAGACCCATAGGGTTGAGGTTACTCATGTACAGTAATtagtattttttttgtttttgccttGACACATTGTGTCTTCTAACTGTCCAAGAATAGGATCCAAAGTGTTAGGAAATATTTGTTTCCACAAATACAAAGGAGGATGTCTGTCCTCATtttcatctacaagtccatgctaggtaaagctccgccttatctcagttcactggtcacgatggcaacacccatctgtagcacgcgctccagcaggtgtatctcactgatcatccctaaagccaacacctcatttggccgcctttcgttccagtactctgctgcctgtgactggaacaaactgcaaaaatcgctgaagttggagacttttatctccctcaccaacttcaaacatcagctatctgagcagctaaccgatcgctgcagctgtacatagtctattggtaaatagcccacccattttcacctacctcattcccatactgtttttatactgtttttatttatttacttttctgctcttttgcacaccaatatctctacctgtacatgaccatctgatcatttatcactccagtgttaatctgcaaaattgtaattattcgcctacctcctcatgccttttgcacacattgtatatagactccccctttttttctactgtgttattgacttgttaattgtttactccatgtgtaactctgtgttgtctgttcacactgctatgctttatcttggccaggtcgcagttgcaaatgagaacttgttctcaactagcctacctggttaaataaaggtgaaataaaaaaataaaataaaaatacctcTGGCATTTTAGTCAGACTGTGTAAAAACTTTATGATGGGGTCAGCAACGGAGTGCCCAGTGACTAAGCACCACAGAGACCAATCAGGAGAGAATGCATACAGGTCAAGGGATGTGTCTGCCTTTTGGATTACTCTCTCTTTGCAGAGAACCCCTGTGGTTCAAGTCAAGAGCTACCCTTCCCTTTTCATTCTGCTCTGCGCATGTCTGAAAGTGACAGAGTCAGCAGCCAAGAGTATTTCACAGTATGTCATAAAAAGTTATTACACTTAGGAATGTATGTAAAATGCTAACATGTATTTGATCCAGTACAATGGAATAACTATAATCCACTaaacattctgaaccttgtttgaagtcagtaggtcacatgaccaaggagctattgaaattagaAAGTTTATACATTTAATGTAAAaacgtgtgagatgaaaatggacaaactaaagggtgtgcaatataggagggtagtggacattctgaaccttgaggtcggtaggtcacatgaccaaggagctattgaaattataAAGATTGAAAAACATTGAATATTAATGTAAAATTGCatgatgaaaatggacaaactaaagggtgtgcactGTGTAGGGCCACTGAatgtacattctgaaccttgtttgaagtcagtaggtcatatgaccaaagagctattgaaattaaaaaatgtaaataaatcatttaaaatttgTGCGAGATGTAAATCgacaaaacaaaaatgtgtgcAATGTGTGTCTATCCTATCGGGTTAGCTACAATAAGTCTTGGAAGTTTTAGGAGTAATGGTTAAAGAGCTATTGAAATGTTAAAATTTTGATTTGTCACTAtgttgacggtccctaactgctGTTTGTGGACTTAAAGAAAACTTCAGGCGACTATCTGTCGACTATCCAACATGAAACTGTCTTTATCTCggttgtttgtcagaccatgagacatcccagaaatcggtcttctcacaaaaacgtctgtagtgtccgaacagtttggcctacaaactattatgaccccacGATGGTGTTTTCCATTTTGCTCAACGACCTCCACAATTGTCatgggactcatctgaaggtaatcCATACAAACTAATGGAAGTAAGAAGATAGTTTTGTGCCCCCTCTCAATGGCTTAGACTTTTAGAGAGTAAATTATTTAACATCATGTGTAGGCTACAGTGTTGTTGTGAAATAGTAGCGCTACATGGCCTATTTAATCTCATAGCCTATTATACCAAGGCAGGAGATAGAAACAGTCATGTGTTGGGTCATGTTGCATGTGACAGATTTTTCCAATAATTTGTTTACCCGCACACAAATCCTAGAATCTCCACCAAACCAGAATTAAGTGAAAAATGTAAACAAGGTTGATAAAGAGGCCCTGACACCCAGGGACAGGGCACCACACACCAGCGAGGTGATTGGCAAAAATACGGGAGCAACGATTGGCTGACTGGCTTGTCAATAAATACCCTGATGCAGCCTTTTTTGCATAGATTGGTCAGGTTATATACCATGAAAGCAATAGCGTGTGATTGCAGCCCACAATTCGAGGCCTTCCTGCATGTGGGCATTCTGagcatcccattggttcctgcacTAATAGAAGTTCAGGAATGCCCACATGCAGGTGTAGCAATATTGATGTTACACAGGAAACAGAAACCACTTGTTCACTTACCTACTTCATGTACTGTAGCTGGTTGACAACATGCTCAGTAAAGTTTgcctaactatactgaacaaaaatgcaacaatttctaagattttactgagttacagttcatataagaaaataaGTCAATTtaaaaattcattaggccctaatctatggatttcacataactggtcacagataccttgtcACAGTATCTTGTCACAGTATCtcttgtgcattcaaattgccattgataaaatgcaattgtgttcgttgtccgtagcttatgcctgcccataacatAACCCCATCACCACCATGGGTCAGTCTGTTGATATCAGGTACTGCTCACCCACACCACGCCATAcatgtgaggctggttggatgtactgccaaattctctaaagcgACGTTGGagatggcttatggtagagaaattaacattaaattatctgacaagtgctctggtggacattccagtagtcagcatgccaattgcatctccctcaatttgagacatctgtggcattgtgtgttgtgacaaaactgcgcattttagtggccttttattaggggcggcagggtagcatagtggttagagtgttggactggtaaccgaaaggctgcaagttcaaatccctgagctgacaagttacaaatctgtcgttctgcccctgaacaggcagttaacccactgttcctaggctgtcattgaaaataaaaatttgttcttaactgacttgcctataaaggttaaaaaataataataataaaatccccagcacaagatgtgcctgtgtaatgatcatgctgtttaatcagctacttgatatgccacacctgtcaggtggatggattatattggcaaaggagaaatgctcactaacagggatgtaagcaaatttgtgcacaaaattagaGATATAAAAGCTTTTTGTGCGTTCTGGGATCTATAATTTCAGCTCTTGAAACATGGGAccgacactttacatgttgtgtgtatatttttgttttaatgtatatatctatatatctttaATGTATATATCTGTCACGATTAGAAAACCAAGCATATTGAAACAGCAGGACGCCCCGAAATGCAGGCTGCAGTTGCACCATTCTCCGTTAAATCAATGCATCACATGTACAGTGGTAAATTATTGCTGTGCTAAATATGCTCCCTATACAAGTCATGATAAATTTTCACATGAATATCAGTGATACAAATAGCAATGTCACAGTGTAATTCCCTGTGGTTTCCAGCTAAATGAGCATCTTCCTGCCCGGCTAGAGCAGTGCCCCTGGTCTCTGGTTTACAGCACCCAGAGACACGGCACCAGCCTGGGCACTCTGTACAAGAGCATGGGGGGCATGGACTGCAGCACCAGTACCCTCACTGTCATCAGAGACAACTGTGGACAGGTGAGGAGAAGCTGAGGCCTTTTACTTGCCTAAACCAAGTTTTCCCACCTATGCCATAAGGCTGTCTGGGATTTTTATCCCTTGCTCTGTAACTCTATTTCTTTGTCCTAGGTGTTTGGTGCATTTTGTCCTACTACTCTTCGAATCAGTCTGTCATACTATGGAACAGGACACAcattcctcttctccttctctccacaaCTCCAGGTGAGATATCCCCATGTCGAGTCTCAGTATCACTGGTTTAGGGCTGGATTCAATCTAACCTAAATtaccaatactgtattactgcataaTGAGTGTTGCTGTTTCCAAACAACAACTGACAACAAGCTATGATCATTGTTTATTTTACAGGTTTATGAATGGAAGTTTAGTAACTCCTTCTTTGTGAAGGGAAGTCGAGACTACCTGGCATTTGGTGGAGGAGGGTAAGTGAAAATAGGTCCGCTATCATTAATAAACTATAACTACTAACTggacaaaaactggttgaatcaccattgtttccacgtcatttcaacaacaaaaaatctatgTTTATGACGTTGAATTAACGTGGAAAaccgatttgatttgaatttaaaaaatcatTGACTAAAGGACATTGTCTTtgtaacctaaatccaatgacatggtgaatttTTCTGTTGTTGATGATTTCACGTTGAAGTCTCATTAGTTGGCAACTCATGTAAATCAAAACTGGACTTTGaaatgacgtctgtgcccagtgggtagggcCCTGTGTTTTGCTTAATCATGTCACATGACCTGGATTTGAACCTTTAAATGAAAGCTTTTTCATAAAACTGTCCTCTTTTATTTTGATGTCAGATGGTCCAGTACCATCCTCAGACAATTGCTTTCAGTCTAATTCTGATTTCTGGAATAGGTGTCAAATAAATGTTAAAATCCTGATCATGTGACATAATTAACCAAAACCCAGGACCCTAACTATAATTCAACAAAATATGGAAGTAACTAGTGGTCTAAAGGAGTGCTTGAAAGTTGAGGAATTATGCTCTCttttgtttctctcctcctcccccttctcctgctCTATCATGCTCTCAGGGGTCTCTTTGGCCTGTGGTTAGACGATGGCCTGATCCGTGGGCAGAGCCAGAGGTGTGACACATTTGACAATGACGTGTTGTCCTCCTCTGACGACTTCCTAATCAACGACCTGGAGGTTTGGGCCATCTCCTGAGACAAGGGACTGCATGCTACTGCTTACTTAAATGTTATACAACGATTGTGACAGTGGATGGAATTGAAAAAGACTGTACCTCTCATCTAATGATCCAAAGCGTGGCTCCCTGTGCAAGGTGATTCAACTCCGTCACCTCAATATTTTCCATTACAAACAGATAAGGCCCCTAACTCACCAGCTTTAGAAGCATTGGGAAAACAGAAATAGAGTACTACTGGCCTCTGGTGTTCAATGATTTAGACCGTGTGTAATAATCACTCCTCTCTGTTGGCCTTATTTTCTGCTTGGTATGTCTGTATCATTCTGTGGAGATTTGGATTACTTCAGAAATATTCTGCTGGGAGTTAAACAATTAAAGGACAGTCAGATTAGCACAGTTGACTGGTCAATCTCAATCAATAACACATGAGAGAAGTTGTCTTTATTGGCAAAGTGCCCAGTGACCGTTGATTTACAACTCTAGAGGGCGCCCTTGTCAcagagctcctttgtcttgctctctctcgctctgttttgctctctcgctctcgttctatacattaccttcagaaagtatttacaccctttgactttttccacatttgtgttacagcctgaatttagaattgattaaaaaaaaaaaaaaattaaatgtcaCCAGCCTACATATAATACCGCATAATGTCAAAGTGCAATTATGCTTTTTGATTTCTTTTGATAAATTACTTAcaaatgtaaagctgaaatgtcttgagtcaataagtattcaagccttttatggcaagcctaaataagttcaagagtaGAAATGTGCTTAATAAGTCACATAAATTGcatggagtctttctgtgtgcaataatgtttaacatttttgaatgacatcctcatctctgtaccccacctatacaattatctgtaaggtccctcaatcgagcagtgaatttcaaacagattcaaccacaaagaccaggtacTAAATGGGTTTtttaaacagacattgaataataTTTTGAGCACGTGTCAAACTCGTTCCACTGAGAAttgagtgtctgcgggttttcgctcctcTCTTGTCTAGGTTTAAATTTTAaacaaaaaccagcagacactaggccctccatggaatgagtttgacacccctacctttgagcatggtgaagttattaattacattttgaatggtcTATCGATACACCCAGTCACAAAGATACAgcagtccttcctaactcagattctggagaggaaggaaaccggtcagggatttcaccatgagtccaatggtgactttaaaacagttagagttgaatggctgtgaaagAAGAAAATGGAGGATGGTTCAACAACAttgtactccacaatactaacctaattgacagagtgaaaagaaggaagcctgtacagaataaaaatattccaaaacatgtgtttgcaacaaggcactaaattaATACTGCAAAAATTGTGGGAAAGCAtgtggtggttaatttctttATCAAATGAGGAGACAAACTTATCACATAATACATCTTTATTCACTTATTAATAAGGGAGCAGGTCAATACTAAACACAAAGTGAATCGATTGAGAGCTCTACGATAATGATGGCTGGACGACAAATCACCCTCAGATGATTTGTTGAGAGCCCTGAGACAAATAGACAAAGGTCTTATAGCCAAGATACCTCCCCTTCAGTCTACATGACAAACAACTTatgtatggaatgggtcacaGGGTTAAGATTTGAATGAAAGATACTTATTCACAGCAGACAATATCTGCTGTAAAAACTGTTCTCATTGTGTATAAACCAGGTTCTGGTTGTTAGGGTTTTCTTCCggtgaaggagaggaccaaaatgcagcatggttatcttcatacatctttaataaagataatgACGACCAATACAAAACGTGacaaaccaaaacagccctatctggtgcaaacaaacacagagacaggaacaatcacccacaaaacccaacacaaaacaggctacctaaatatggctcccaatcagagacaatgactaacacctgcctctgattgagaaccgtatcaggcccaaacacagaaacagacaaacaagacatccaacatagaatgcccactcagatcacaccctgaccaaacaaaacatagaacatacaaagcaaactatggtcagggtgtgacactggtCCTGGAGTCATCTCTCTCTGATACCTTAtaaaacagaaacattaactcatgctctggaatgcgTATTACccaaagacatcgtaaatctcctgtcagtgttaaatctcccagaggcccactttcagttcacacagacacaatataATTATAAGAACCCTcttctgttgcataaaacaaccatttgatggaATAAAAGTATTATAACAATCTTGTAATTGCTCTCacaagcaattcactttttgcccTGAATACAAgatgttatgtttggagaaaatccAATGCAACACAATGTACCAGTctctatattttcaagcatagtggtggctgcatcatgttatgggtatgattgtAATCTTTGAGGACTGGGGAACTTTTCATGataaagaaacagaatggagccaagtacaggcaaaatcttagaggaaaacctggttcagtctgctttccaccagacactgggagattaattcaccttttaaggacaataacctaaaacacaaggccaaatctacactggagttgcttaccaagaagacagtgaatgttcctgagtgactgaagcagatttaagtaaaaactatggcaagacctgaaaatggatgtctagcaatgatcaacaaccagggCTTGAAGAATttggaaaataataatgggcaaatgttgcacaatccatgtgtggaaagctcttagacttacctagagactcacagctgtaatcgctgccaaaggtggttcaaacatgtattgactcaggggcttaaatacttatctaatcaaaacatatttgtgttttattatttaaaaaaatgttttttataaatGTTAAAATttgaattaaatccattttaatcccactttgtaacataacaaaatgtggaaaaagtcaagggatgtgaatcatttctgaaggtactaaacagtgcattctgaaagtttcCAGACccgttcactttttccacattttgttacattacagcattagttacatttgttacattttttcccctcatcaatctacacacaatataccataacgacaaagcaaaaaatgGTTTtgagaattttttgcaaatgtattacaaataaaaaacagaaataccttatttgcacaAGTATtaagactctttgctatgagactcgaaattgagctcaggtgcaatctgtttccattgatcatccttgatgtttctacaacttgattagagtcaacctgtggtaaacttaacatgatttggaa
The sequence above is a segment of the Oncorhynchus nerka isolate Pitt River linkage group LG20, Oner_Uvic_2.0, whole genome shotgun sequence genome. Coding sequences within it:
- the LOC115102125 gene encoding TLD domain-containing protein 2-like isoform X1; this encodes MFIQGDIFIGESLKNMDILKALRYNLLVNRVRQASPSFQRINSRDEENQEKDFEIVEVDSLHTQRRCLSDRQDLDYLSSEDPTKPELTDQSSLLHIGQLCQLNEHLPARLEQCPWSLVYSTQRHGTSLGTLYKSMGGMDCSTSTLTVIRDNCGQVFGAFCPTTLRISLSYYGTGHTFLFSFSPQLQVYEWKFSNSFFVKGSRDYLAFGGGGGLFGLWLDDGLIRGQSQRCDTFDNDVLSSSDDFLINDLEVWAIS
- the LOC115102125 gene encoding TLD domain-containing protein 2-like isoform X2; this encodes MFIQGDIFIGESLKNMDILKALRYNLLLNEHLPARLEQCPWSLVYSTQRHGTSLGTLYKSMGGMDCSTSTLTVIRDNCGQVFGAFCPTTLRISLSYYGTGHTFLFSFSPQLQVYEWKFSNSFFVKGSRDYLAFGGGGGLFGLWLDDGLIRGQSQRCDTFDNDVLSSSDDFLINDLEVWAIS